The proteins below are encoded in one region of Centropristis striata isolate RG_2023a ecotype Rhode Island chromosome 12, C.striata_1.0, whole genome shotgun sequence:
- the zgc:66433 gene encoding probable serine/threonine-protein kinase kinX isoform X3: MAGMYGCFKSRNSDSAAMASGPPDVMANQEPADVVEECSGKKKSKFQTFKKFFARKKRKEPPAAGAGADAGLKGSQSTDNVSKTSENNTLTRSEKEKGSGSKISLGSKALSHDSVFVSDLSEANEALGASQDSIHGKVKSLQLQLKQAIRLGSPPSLMCVKRTDDAGTMSEDDGLPCSPPEYTTHTVTNETQRNSSISLEGIDSDDDQLSCATSSRAVSPLVVPGDFSQPASPFGCLDNSAAKHKLGLRHKACNRRKPVTKLEMKPEGDSVVEDTLNSSRTEASEQQETKEVVDGDELQPKVEREEEEEEKEDEEVEEEEPQLSRRSLSGDEEVREEEEAEEESEAEQDVSHPDSSSAPEPCLSGEDALDAQPLSSSKPSSRASSLDSPRATPEPPAAPREYLLDPPGTSYGVEDKSVESDLALSGEEEEDGVQENREEEESSFLQEVLSSLKTPLASCSLSMKTEGMVLEIEEEEEEEVVVVEEEKEEREEVEIEEGEEVKEEEEEAEVEEPVGDQAAPAASLSSDPTTEEEEATLRAPSSEDAEEEQKVEEVEEEEAAEEEEERVIEQVSQHGQEEEEEKEVEEEVTHQEQIDVPAENTVQAEEERREEEREGEDEAIELEKEPEVEEEGREKSEEEDGEKERVEEAEEAVEEERDDAEEMTEMFPDAGEEEVAVQEEEEAGDDTREDEAELDHQVCATVHESQAGFNQSFEDKREDGEEKVEDDVEMEHTEEKSEQEEESKADLQQECVETAKPDMNQVEKDPSEATEQAPVSSKPPSLSLPESHDETQARESGTITPSKTSFIHINLLSPSSEKATPFFQQSPTAAHPKESETEQKTASAEEEPAEETVEEEEDATAAVSVKEEDNKPSAGSDQSKARFTIAAAWQRSLSAGDGEVGSTPPSSPSACISTTSSGPVEVEAEAEKDPEVKAEPASPAAKVEVVMSPGKVRNAGTSSPTSPPSIRALSSPAASTEESSVVAEGNPENPFGVRLRKTSTLQRFSLEEETTEPTTEPPAQPTSCKVDSPQPISMKPSISQPISNKPALPKKPDVHGDGGGKTKRMSDPAAARAVSPGSGSPSWISVAKQKQKIYKENSLDEITVRKEEQERKSSLPMYVSSAVSREHGNKAAESTGKVSPLETSKPSASVEKETRRALSPPTPVPPQPPKSQSLPCPVPPKPHLPAATAKPPAQPHAPQRSLSPPVSQKSPSCTSPPPPSKTAESSKAPQTQSTTLTSPPISSRTAAPEKSGSRAAGVPGPTPASQRGLPPQALPQDEPPWMALAKKKAKAWSEMPQIVQ; this comes from the exons GGAAGAAAAAGTCCAAGTTCCAGACATTTAAAAAGTTCTTCGCTAGGAAGAAGAGAAAGGAGCCGCCAGccgcaggagcaggagcagatgCGGGGCTTAAAGGCAGCCAGTCCACCGACAATGTCAGCAAAACATCCGAAAATAACACGCTCACTCGATCAGAGAAGGAAAAGGGCTCTGG GTCAAAGATCAGTCTGGGCAGCAAGGCCTTGTCACATGACTCCGTCTTTGTGTCGGACCTGTCGGAGGCCAACGAGGCTCTGGGGGCGTCTCAGGACAGCATCCATGGAAAAGTGAAATCCCTACAG CTCCAGCTGAAGCAGGCCATCAGACTGGGCTCTCCTCCGTCCCTCATGTGTGTGAAGAGAACAGACGATGCTGGAACCATGTCCGAGGACGACGGCCTGCCCTGTAGTCCGCCTgaatacacaacacacacagtcacg AATGAGACTCAGAGGAACAGCTCCATCAGTCTGGAGGGGATAGACAGTGATGATGATCAG TTGTCCTGCGCCACCTCCAGCAGAGCAGTGAGCCCCCTGGTGGTCCCGGGGGACTTCAGCCAGCCGGCCAGTCCCTTCGGCTGCCTGGATAACTCTGCTGCCAAACACAAGCTGGGCCTGAGACACAAAGCCTGCAACAGGAGGAAACCTGTGACT AAGCTGGAGATGAAACCAGAGGGAGACTCTGTGGTGGAGGACACACTGAACTCATCCAGAACAGAAGCTTCAGAGCAACAGGAGACAAAAGAAG tTGTAGATGGTGATGAGCTGCAACCAAAGGTGgagagggaagaagaagaagaggaaaaggaagatgaggaggtggaggaggaggagccacaGCTTTCCAGACGCTCCCTGTCAGGAGACGAGGAggtcagggaggaggaggaggcagaggaggagtctGAAGCTGAACAGGATGTTTCTCACCCGGACTCTTCCTCTGCTCCTGAGCCGTGTCTCTCAGGGGAGGACGCCCTTGACGCCCAGCCCCTGTCCTCCTCCAAACCCAGCTCCAGAGCCTCCTCTCTGGACAGTCCCAG AGCCACACCAGAGCCCCCTGCTGCTCCCAGAGAGTACCTGCTGGACCCTCCAGGCACCTCCTACGGAGTGGAGGACAAGAGCGTTGAAAGCGACTTGGCACTGagcggagaagaagaagaagatggagtCCAGGAgaacagggaggaggaggagagctccTTCTTACAGGAGGTGCTGAGCTCCTTGAAGACTCCACTGGCGTCCTGCTCGCTCAGCATGAAGACTGAGGGCATGGTGCTGgagatagaggaggaggaggaggaggaggtggtggtggtggaggaggagaaggaggaaagagAAGAGGTCGAGatagaggaaggagaggaggtgaaggaggaggaggaggaggcagaggtaGAGGAGCCTGTTGGTGATCAGGCTGCTCCTGCTGCCTCCCTCTCGTCAGATCCCaccacagaggaagaagaagccACTTTGAGGGCTCCTTCTTCTGAAGATGCTGAAGAAGAGCAGAAAGTTGAGGAAGTAGAAGAAGAGGAAGCagcggaggaggaagaagaacgAGTGATAGAACAAGTCAGTCAACATGGT caagaagaagaagaggagaaagaagtGGAAGAGGAAGTCACCCACCAGGAACAAATTGATGTGCCTGCAGAAAACACTGTCCaggcagaggaagagaggagagaagaagagagagagggagaggatgaGGCCATAGAGCTGGAGAAAGAgccagaggtggaggaggagggacggGAGAAGAGtgaagaggaggatggagagaaagagagagtagaggaggcagaggaggcggtagaagaggagagagatgatGCAGAAGAGATGACGGAGATGTTTCCTGATGCAGGAGAGGAAGAAGTGGCcgtgcaggaggaagaggaggctggAGATGACACACGTGAGGATGAAGCAGAGCTGGATCATCAGGTATGTGCTACAGTGCATGAGAGTCAAGCAGGCTTCAATCAGAGCTTTGAAGACAAGAGGGAAGATGGAGAAGAGAAGGTGGAGGATGACGTAGAGATGGAGCACACAGAAGAGAAATCAGAGCAAGAGGAAGAGAGTAAAGCAGATCTGCAGCAGGAATGTGTGGAAACAGCCAAACCAGACATGAATCAAGTGGAAAAAGATCCAAGTGAAGCCACAGAACAAGCTCCTGTTTCTTCCAAGCCGCCTTCTTTGTCTCTTCCAGAGTCACACGATGAGACTCAGGCACGAGAGAGTGGAACCATCACTCCCAGTAAGACCAGCTTCATCCACATCAACCTGCTCTCTCCGAGCTCAGAGAAAGCCACGCCTTTCTTTCAACAGTCCCCAACCGCTGCACACCCCAAAGAAAGTGAGACAGAGCAAAAAACAGCATCAGCAGAGGAAGAACCAGCTGAGGAGacggtagaagaagaagaagatgctACAGCTGCTGTCTCGGTAAAAGAAGAGGACAACAAGCCGTCCGCTGGCTCAGATCAGAGCAAAGCCCGCTTCACCATCGCTGCAGCCTGGCAGAGGTCTCTGTCTGCCGGGGATGGAGAAGTTGGTtccacccctccctcctctccgtCTGCCTGCATCTCAACTACTTCGTCGGGCCCTGTTGAAGTGGAAGCGGAGGCTGAGAAGGATCCGGAGGTGAAAGCAGAGCCGGCGAGTCCAGCAGCTAAGGTTGAAGTGGTGATGAGCCCTGGGAAAGTGAGGAACGCAGGGACGAGCTCTCCCACATCACCACCATCCATCAGAGCTCTGAGCTCACCTGCTGCCAGCACAGAAG AGAGCTCCGTGGTAGCGGAGGGAAACCCCGAAAATCCGTTTGGAGTTCGGCTGAGGAAAACTTCAACTCTGCAGCGCTTCAGCTTGGAGGAAGAAACCACAGAG CCTACCACCGAGCCTCCAGCTCAGCCAACCAGCTGTAAAGTCGACTCACCGCAGCCAATCAGCATGAAGCCCTCCATAAGTCAGCCAATCAGCAACAAGCCTGCCCTCCCTAAGAAACCTGACGTACACGGAGACGGTGGAGGGAAAACCAAGCGCATGTCAG ACCCAGCTGCAGCTCGTGCTGTTTCTCCTGGATCAGGTTCTCCCAGCTGGATCTCTGTAgccaaacagaaacagaagatCTATAAAGAAAACTCACTGGATGAGATTACTGTCAGGAAG GAGGAACAAGAGAGGAAGAGTTCACTGCCAATGTACGTCAGCTCAGCTGTGAGCAGGGAGCACGGCAACAAAGCAGCTGAGTCCACCGGCAAAG TGAGTCCGCTGGAGACCAGTAAGCCTTCAGCGTCTGTAGAAAAGGAGACCAGGAGAGCTCTCTCTCCTCCAACTCCGGTACCACCTCAGCCTCCTAAGTCCCAGTCGCTGCCCTGTCCTGTCCCTCCAAAACCCCACCTCCCCGCTGCCACCGCCAAACCCCCAGCCCAACCTCACGCACCCCAACGATCCCTCTCACCCCCCGTTTCCCAAAAATCCCCCTCTTGCACAAGCCCGCCTCCTCCCTCCAAAACTGCAGAGTCATCTAAGGCACCCCAGACCCAGAGCACGACACTTACCTCCCCTCCTATTTCATCGAGAACCGCCGCCCCAGAGAAGTCCGGTTCGAGAGCTGCGGGAGTTCCCGGCCCGACCCCGGCCTCCCAGCGGGGCCTGCCTCCACAAGCGTTGCCCCAGGATGAGCCTCCCTGGATGGCCCTGGCCAAGAAGAAGGCCAAAGCCTGGAGCGAGATGCCCCAGATCGTCCAGTGA